The following proteins come from a genomic window of Hymenobacter canadensis:
- a CDS encoding transposase, with protein sequence MDTHFDRWPICVDCDNTRYYHNKELIAWLQEKLLVGVFLPPYSPNLNLIDQL encoded by the coding sequence TTGGATACCCACTTTGACAGGTGGCCGATTTGTGTCGATTGTGATAATACCCGCTATTATCACAACAAAGAACTTATAGCATGGCTGCAAGAGAAGCTGCTGGTGGGGGTATTTCTGCCACCCTACTCACCTAATCTGAACCTGATTGATCAGCTATGA